A stretch of Castanea sativa cultivar Marrone di Chiusa Pesio chromosome 2, ASM4071231v1 DNA encodes these proteins:
- the LOC142624314 gene encoding uncharacterized protein LOC142624314, translating to MTDQPIRKSMNKPEAAGRMVQWAVELSQFDIEYLPRTAIKAQALADFIAEFTLNDDDNCEDAAERWTIQTDGSSAQKRGGVGIVITTPDGEKLRYGVRLKFPATNNEAEYEGILTGLRLGKAIGAKNLVVQSDSKLVVAQIKEEYEAKEERMQKYLKIAKHLAREFDKLEFM from the coding sequence ATGACGGACCAACCGATCAGGAAGTCCATGAACAAGCCAGAGGCAGCCGGGAGAATGGTTCAGTGGGCAGTAGAACTTAGCCAGTTTGATATTGAGTACCTTCCCAGAACTGCCATCAAAGCCCAAGCgttagcagatttcattgccGAGTTCACCCTTAACGACGATGACAACTGCGAAGATGCTGCAGAACGATGGACGATCCAGACTGACGGATCATCAGCCCAAAAAAGGGGAGGAGTAGGGATCGTTATAACAACTCCCGACGGAGAAAAACTCAGGTATGGGGTTCGACTTAAGTTCCCAGCCACCAATAACGAAGCCGAGTACGAAGGGATATTGACAGGGCTGAGACTAGGGAAGGCAATCGGAGCAAAAAACCTGGTCGTCCAAAGTGACTCGAAGCTAGTAGTAGCACAGATCAAGGAGGAGtatgaagcaaaggaggaaagaatgcaGAAATACCTCAAGATAGCAAAGCATTTGGCCCGGGAATTTGACAAACTGGAGTTCATGTAG